The following DNA comes from Streptomyces sp. Ag109_O5-10.
ATCACCAGCGAGTGGGAGAGCGCCCCGCCGTTCCTCGCCTGGGTGAACAGCGAGGAGCACGTGGAGATGGTGAAGCCACTGCACAACTGCGTCCGCGACACCCGCTCGCTCCGCTTCCACGTCGTACGGGAGACCGGCGGCCCGTCGGCGGACGCCGTCCGTGTCCTGCAGGCCCAGCCGCGGATGGGCGACGGCGTGATCCGCCACGCGCTCACCTTCACGGTCACCCCCGGCAGTGAGGCCAAGGTCGCGAAGATCCTCGCGGACTACGCCTCGCCCGAGGCGAAGGTCGACGACTCCACCCGGCTCTGCCGCACCTCCCTGTTCATGCACGGCAACCGGGTCGTGCGGGCCATCGAGGTGCGCGGCGACCTGATGGCCGCCCTGCGCCACGTCGCCCGGCAGCCCGAGGTCCGGGCCGTCGAGGAGGCCATCAACCCCTACCTGGAGCAGGAGCGCGACCTCAACGACCAGGAGTCCGCGCGGGTGTTCTTCACCCGGGCCGCGCTGCCGGCCGTCCACCACGTCGCCGCCGAGGAACTGGCCGAGGGCGAGCGGCACGCGCTGTACTACCCGGCACGCCCGGGCTGCGGGATGCGGCTCGCGGAGCTGCTCGCGCAGCAGGACGAGGCCGCGGCCGAGGACCCGGCGAGCCCGGTGCTGCACAGCACGGTCTTCCAGCGCGACGACGTGGTCGTCCGCCTGCTCGAGCAGCGGCCCGGCACACCCGTGGACGTCACCCCGGCCCACGCGCTGACCGCCCTGCTGGACGGCGACGCGGTGCGCATGAAGCTCCTCACCGACCGCCGCTCCCCGGACGCCTGACGCCTGACCCTTCCCTGTTGCATCACCCCCACGGAGGAACGCAGACATGCAGCCCATTCCCAAGATCGTGGACCTCGGCGAGATCGAGCCAAACACCCGGCGCGGCGGCGATCTGCGCGCCATGCTCACCCCGGCCACGGTGGGTTCCACCAGCGGTTTCATGGGTGTGGCCATCGTGCAGCCGGGCGACCGCATCGCCGAGCACTACCACCCGTACTCCGAGGAGTTCGTGTACGTCGTCTGCGGCGAGATGGAGGTCGACC
Coding sequences within:
- a CDS encoding SchA/CurD-like domain-containing protein, whose translation is MTTISEKVSAKPTRTTRPVSTRVSQSVFDGSRLRVVLLVDVYDGAQQQFLEAYEQLCSQVAQVPGHVSDQLCQSIENPSQWLITSEWESAPPFLAWVNSEEHVEMVKPLHNCVRDTRSLRFHVVRETGGPSADAVRVLQAQPRMGDGVIRHALTFTVTPGSEAKVAKILADYASPEAKVDDSTRLCRTSLFMHGNRVVRAIEVRGDLMAALRHVARQPEVRAVEEAINPYLEQERDLNDQESARVFFTRAALPAVHHVAAEELAEGERHALYYPARPGCGMRLAELLAQQDEAAAEDPASPVLHSTVFQRDDVVVRLLEQRPGTPVDVTPAHALTALLDGDAVRMKLLTDRRSPDA
- a CDS encoding cupin domain-containing protein, coding for MQPIPKIVDLGEIEPNTRRGGDLRAMLTPATVGSTSGFMGVAIVQPGDRIAEHYHPYSEEFVYVVCGEMEVDLDGEAHPLRPEQGLMIPINMKHRFRNVGDVEARIVFHLGPLAPRPALGHVDTEETEAVAVGQVRS